A part of Polynucleobacter sp. MG-Unter2-18 genomic DNA contains:
- a CDS encoding DUF2892 domain-containing protein encodes MKCNVGGIDRILRIVVGLVLLGLAATGTVGVWGWIGVVPLATGLFKFCPAYTLLGINTGRNCN; translated from the coding sequence ATGAAATGCAATGTCGGTGGTATTGATCGTATCTTACGTATAGTCGTTGGCCTGGTATTGCTTGGTCTAGCAGCAACGGGAACTGTGGGTGTTTGGGGTTGGATTGGCGTGGTGCCACTAGCAACAGGGTTATTTAAATTCTGCCCAGCTTACACATTGCTAGGAATCAATACCGGCAGAAATTGCAATTGA
- a CDS encoding rhodanese-like domain-containing protein encodes MKTAHDLVTAAKATIDEVSLADAQLAIQNSDVLLDVREADEYMNGHIPGAVHISRGLLEFKLSNDPELSARSLKIVLYCKNSGRAALASKVLHEMGYLHVQSIAGGFDAWAGAGNPIARPEAIKFE; translated from the coding sequence ATGAAGACAGCACATGATCTAGTCACTGCGGCTAAAGCTACTATTGATGAGGTGAGCTTGGCAGACGCTCAATTAGCTATTCAGAATTCTGATGTATTGCTCGATGTTAGGGAGGCTGACGAATATATGAATGGCCATATCCCAGGAGCTGTCCATATTTCAAGAGGGTTGCTGGAGTTTAAGTTAAGCAATGATCCTGAATTGAGTGCACGTAGTTTAAAAATAGTTCTGTATTGTAAAAATAGTGGGAGAGCAGCATTAGCCTCTAAAGTTTTACATGAGATGGGTTATTTGCATGTTCAGTCAATCGCCGGTGGATTTGATGCGTGGGCTGGGGCAGGTAATCCTATAGCTAGGCCAGAGGCAATCAAATTTGAATAA
- a CDS encoding diphthine--ammonia ligase — MIIPAMASWSGGKDSCLALWRAQQSGVYVTHLLTALDETGLKTRSHGVTKDLIISQGKSLGLINEFICASWQDYEGQFIEKLTELHKIGIKKAIFGDIDLISHREWEEKVCLAANLTLTLPLWNEDRLKLVHEFLEAGFKARVVCVDGRFLNESHVGVEFNHQFIEKLPDGVDACGENGEFHTFVYDGPNFKQPVSWKSLGIKTYISPEEFGALTFHFDLLGSP, encoded by the coding sequence ATGATAATTCCAGCCATGGCCTCCTGGAGTGGCGGTAAAGATTCTTGCCTTGCTTTATGGCGTGCCCAACAGTCCGGAGTGTATGTGACGCACCTATTAACAGCCCTTGATGAAACGGGTCTAAAGACACGCTCACATGGAGTTACGAAGGATTTAATCATTTCTCAAGGCAAATCCCTTGGGTTAATAAACGAATTTATTTGTGCCTCCTGGCAAGACTATGAGGGTCAATTCATAGAAAAACTTACTGAGCTACATAAAATTGGTATCAAAAAGGCAATCTTTGGAGATATTGATTTAATTAGTCATCGGGAATGGGAGGAAAAAGTTTGTCTTGCAGCAAACCTCACACTAACGCTACCACTCTGGAACGAAGATCGCTTAAAGCTAGTCCATGAATTTTTAGAAGCAGGGTTTAAAGCAAGGGTAGTTTGTGTTGACGGAAGATTTCTGAATGAATCTCATGTAGGGGTTGAATTTAATCATCAATTCATCGAGAAATTACCTGACGGTGTTGATGCTTGTGGAGAGAATGGAGAATTTCATACATTTGTTTATGACGGTCCAAATTTTAAACAACCCGTCAGTTGGAAGAGTCTCGGAATAAAAACATATATATCTCCAGAGGAATTTGGCGCTCTAACATTTCATTTTGACTTGCTTGGATCACCCTGA